The nucleotide sequence GCCATCACTAATTATTGTGGTTTCGTATTTTTCTTTTTTCACAAATACACCATTGATTTTGATTACCAATAGTTTAAACGTAAAGGTCTTATAATCTAGCAGTTCTCTTACACTCAACGAATCTTTGTCAATACTTTCTGGTCGGTTATTCAGTGTAATTTGCATGCTATTTGGTCAATAATATTTCTAAAACGGTATTGGCTTGCATGTGGGCTACCATACCTACACGGGGCGCTAAGGGCGGATTTTCATCTGAGACTTCTGACTGCCCATCTCCACAAACATATAGGTTGTTATTCTTTTGCAGTTGTATGCTATTGCTATCACCAAACCCAGCCATCCCTAAACCAACAACTATTGGTTTATCAGGAAAATGAGTCAGAACAGCTTCTATAATCATTTCTTTTTCTGAGGCTTTATCAAATGCTTCAACAATCACATCACAGTCTTTAAACTTGCGTTTAATTTCACCTTCACATAATTTGATATCGTGAGCTTCTACTTCAACATCCGGATTAATGGCTTTGATATTCTCTGCTAAAGCTAAAACTTTCTTCTCTCCTATTTGCTTTTTGAAATAATACTGTCGGTTGAGATTGGATTCATCCACCACATCAAAATCACAAATAATTAGTGTGCCAATTCCTACACGAGCCAAGGCAACAGCACAGTTAGAGCCGAGTCCTCCTGCACCTGCAATACCAATCGTATATTTTTTTAGCTTTGACTTGACTGTTTCAAAATCCATGATACGAAGTTAATAAATCCCACAAAATCCTGATTAGAGTTTAACTAATTCAGCAATTCGTGAATTTATTATATTAATATCTTCAGTTATTGATCGTGAAGACAAAGTAGCTCCACTAATAGCGTCAATGTCTTTAGAGAATTCTCTTTTCTCTCCCGATTTCATTCCCTCATACTGAACGAGCCACCTTTTATTGCAAATTTCCATTCCATGATCAGATCGATAAACCAATACCTCGATTTTTTGTATTTCCAGATTTAAATCATATAAAATGTAATAGTCAAAATAGTCGTAGCGACCTTTTGCACTTGATACAACCAAAAAGGCTATGTTGTTTCCATTTGAAAGAATTGAATACAGGTCTTTTGTTGAATCAAAAGATTTAAAATAAAGATATGAGATAGCTTCTCCTTCAAATTGTTCAGCTAACAGTTTATCAATCTTTTTGAGTGACGATTTGCTTAGTTTAATATTTTCCCCATTCGTTAAAAACAATAAGGAGAATAAGATAGCTATTATTGAGATCTTCATTATTAAAATCCTACAGCGATTCCTGCATTAAATTGTTTTGTAAAATTAGCATTTGATTCATTCCCAAAAAGCTGCAAATCAGCCTTTATCATGGCACCATCAGCCACTTTCCATCCTAAACCAAAAGTATATTCAGTACGATCATTGGACAAATCAATACTTGTTATGCCTGAAACTGAGTTCTGTGTATTGTAATTTTCATAGCGTACAAAAGGAATCAGTTCAGTTTTGCATTTATCAAAATGACGTAATACATCATAACCTAATTCAATATAATATCCTTGTAAGGACGCTCCAACATCGCTTCCTGTAAACTCATTGTACTGCACACTATTTGAAATATTACCCAAATAGTATTGTCCTCTGACCATAAAACCACCTGTTTTATAGCGTGCATCAAAACCAAACATCGACAATCCGATAACTGAAGAATCAGCTATTGAAATTTCATTTGCATCTGATTTGTCAACACCCTGATATAAAGTTGATTGTGAGTTTCCAAAGTAGCCTGATAAACCAAGATTCAATCCTCTAATTCCATAAAACTCTACTTTTGATGTATAATTTGGTGAAGAAATATAGGATTCTGCAGCTTTTTGCCTTCCGCTTCTTAAACCTCCCGATCCAGAAAATTTTGCACTTCCATCATATCCATTAAACCCATTAACAACATAAGCTTGATATTTAATATTTGCAGATTGTATTTTCCCGCTAAAACCAGCTCCAATTTCCCTCCATGTTGTTGGAGCTATTCTGCTATCTAAATTTGGTCTTTCCACTCCATTAAATGTATTGGGTTCGTGATACTCATTGATTATTCCCATTGGAATTAATAATAAGCCTGATCTGAAATTCAAATAATCATTTATTTTATAATTCAAAAACGCTTGCTCCACATACACTTCTGAAACATGTTCAAATTCAAGTTCTGTTACAAAACTGGTTCTTTCATTGAACTTATAACCAAATAAAATGACTAAACGATGTACATCCAATTTCCCATTATTCATTTCATCACCAGACAATTTCTGATTGTAATCCACCTGTCCGTATCCTCCTATGGTTAGTTTATCTTCCTTATCCAACATTACTGAACTTGCGTTTTTATACTCATTATTCTTGTCTTCATCTGTTTGCGCATAAAGCATCCCTGAAAACAAAATCAATGAAATGGCTACTACTCTTTTCATCTTAATATTATTTAGACTGTTTTTTAATACAGGGCAAATCTAAATAAAAACAAAACTCATAAACAAGAAAAAATTGAAGTAATTTAAGTACTGCTAATCCTGAATGTTTTTACTAGTAATTAATAATTACTGTTCACCTCATTATTTGAATAATGTATTCATCCCCGAAAGCATTTTATCTTGTATTAGAAGGTCATTTATTATCCTTTCGGACTGGACTCAACAATAGAACATTTGAACAAATGAACAATAGAATAACGAAGTAAAATAAGATACAATGAAAGAGCGAATGACTTTCAGTAGTTCTGAAATTGTTATATAATCTAAACCTACTTCCTAAATCGTTATTCAAATGTTCTTTTATTCGTTATTCATTTTATATAAGTTGGCTGAACAGCAACAAATTAATCTTAGTAAAACTAGAGTTTCTATAAATTACCGATATGCAATGACTTACATATTGCAAAAAAAACAAAATTGTCTAGCATGATTTAACAAAATTTATACATTTGTGAATAATAGATGAACGACTTTAAAACATGTAAACAATGAACGTAGCTGAATTGAAAAAACAACGCACGCTCTTAAAAGAGGTAAGCTATAAATGGGCTCCTATTGATAAGGGATATAATGACCGAACTCTCTATATCAATTTGGATGACAACCGGATTGAAGAAAAAAAGGTTTCCCCAATGATGAAGGAAAAATTCATCGGTGGTAGAGGATATGGTTTAAAAATGCTATGGGATGCCACAAAACCAGATACAAAGTGGAATGATCCTGAAAATGAAATCATCATTGCAGGAGGACCAATTTGTGGTATAACACAATATAGTGGAACTGGTAAATCTTTGGTTGTCAGTATTTCACCACAAACTAATTCAGTTATGGATAGTAATGTGGGTGGATTTTTCGGCCCTTTCTCAAAATTCTGTGGGTTTGATGCCGTTGAAATTCAAGGCAAAGCAGATAGAGAAATTATCATTGTCATTGACAAAACAACTGAAACAATTCGTATTGAAGAAGCTCCTGCTGAAGCAATTGATAGTCATGTTTTAGCTGAACAGCTTACAGAGATGTATGCCAATGATGATAAAGACAAAAAGAATGTAGCAGTAGTTTCTGCCGGTACAGCAGCTGATCATTCCTTAATTGGAATGCTTAATTTCAGTTTCTATGATCCAAAACGAAAGTTGGTTCGTTTAAAGCAAGCTGGTCGTGGTGGTATTGGAACTGTTTTCCGTGATAAAAAAATCAAGGCTATTGTTGCTAAAATTGATGGAGTAAAAGGAAACCTAAACAATGTAGTTGACTTGAAACCCATCATGGAAAAAGGTAAGAAATTCAATGCAGAAATGCGCGAATTTGATGATGATCAGGCCGAAATGAGAACAAAAGGTACTGCTCACCTGACCAATGTTATGAATGATTATGACCTTTTCCCTACCAATAACTTTAGGTTTGGTAGTCATCCAGATGCAGAAAAAGTTCATTCAGAAGTTTATAAGAAGTTCTTTACACAAGGTATTCCTGATGGTTGCTGGATTGGTTGTAATATGTCGTGTGCTAAAGGAGTTGATAATTATTTACTCAGAACAGGTCCATATGCTGGTGATAGAGTGATTGTAGATGGACCAGAATACGAAACAGCAGCATCATTAGGTTCATGTGCAGGTATTTTCAATCCTGATTTTACCATTGAAGCTAATTTTTATTGCGACACATATGGTATTTGCACAATAACCTGGGGAACTATCTTAGGTTTTGTCATGGAATGTTACGAAGAAGGAATCTTAAATGATGAAAGAACAGGTGGACTCAAATTGAACTTTGGCAATGCTGATACAGCTATGGAATTACTTCATATGTTAGCAAAAGGTGAAGGATTTGGTGTAACTGCAGGTTTAGGTGTTCGTGCAATGAAACTCATGTTTGGTGAGAAAGGTTGGGGCGATCCAAAATTCTTGTTTGACATTGCTATGGAAAATAAAGGACTTGAGTATTCACAATATGTTTCTAAAGAATCTCTAGCACAGCAAGGTGGATATGCTTTAACAAACAAAGGTCCACAGCACGATGAAGCTTGGTTAATTTTTATGGATATGGTTAATAACCAAATTCCAACATTCGCAGATAAAGCAGAAGCTTTACATTACTTCCCAATGTTCCGTACATGGTTCGGCTTGGTTGGTTTGTGTAAATTACCATGGAATGATGTTGAGCCTGCA is from Bacteroidota bacterium and encodes:
- the thiS gene encoding sulfur carrier protein ThiS, with protein sequence MQITLNNRPESIDKDSLSVRELLDYKTFTFKLLVIKINGVFVKKEKYETTIISDGDDVMVLHLISGG
- the thiF gene encoding sulfur carrier protein ThiS adenylyltransferase ThiF, producing MDFETVKSKLKKYTIGIAGAGGLGSNCAVALARVGIGTLIICDFDVVDESNLNRQYYFKKQIGEKKVLALAENIKAINPDVEVEAHDIKLCEGEIKRKFKDCDVIVEAFDKASEKEMIIEAVLTHFPDKPIVVGLGMAGFGDSNSIQLQKNNNLYVCGDGQSEVSDENPPLAPRVGMVAHMQANTVLEILLTK
- a CDS encoding FMN-binding protein: MKISIIAILFSLLFLTNGENIKLSKSSLKKIDKLLAEQFEGEAISYLYFKSFDSTKDLYSILSNGNNIAFLVVSSAKGRYDYFDYYILYDLNLEIQKIEVLVYRSDHGMEICNKRWLVQYEGMKSGEKREFSKDIDAISGATLSSRSITEDINIINSRIAELVKL
- a CDS encoding aldehyde:ferredoxin oxidoreductase, encoding MNVAELKKQRTLLKEVSYKWAPIDKGYNDRTLYINLDDNRIEEKKVSPMMKEKFIGGRGYGLKMLWDATKPDTKWNDPENEIIIAGGPICGITQYSGTGKSLVVSISPQTNSVMDSNVGGFFGPFSKFCGFDAVEIQGKADREIIIVIDKTTETIRIEEAPAEAIDSHVLAEQLTEMYANDDKDKKNVAVVSAGTAADHSLIGMLNFSFYDPKRKLVRLKQAGRGGIGTVFRDKKIKAIVAKIDGVKGNLNNVVDLKPIMEKGKKFNAEMREFDDDQAEMRTKGTAHLTNVMNDYDLFPTNNFRFGSHPDAEKVHSEVYKKFFTQGIPDGCWIGCNMSCAKGVDNYLLRTGPYAGDRVIVDGPEYETAASLGSCAGIFNPDFTIEANFYCDTYGICTITWGTILGFVMECYEEGILNDERTGGLKLNFGNADTAMELLHMLAKGEGFGVTAGLGVRAMKLMFGEKGWGDPKFLFDIAMENKGLEYSQYVSKESLAQQGGYALTNKGPQHDEAWLIFMDMVNNQIPTFADKAEALHYFPMFRTWFGLVGLCKLPWNDVEPAGNAETDEPAKVPEHVDNYVTIYKAVTGLEFDKEEMIRQSERVYNFQRVFNLRRGYGTREFDAQPYRAAGPVTEEEYLSRQDRYDGQLKDIIGIDPEGLSLQEKMDHTRKYRESQYEQLLDAVYKRRGWTNNGVPKIEHLKELGMDFPELIELVAPHQ